The following are encoded in a window of Arctopsyche grandis isolate Sample6627 chromosome 4, ASM5162203v2, whole genome shotgun sequence genomic DNA:
- the Lgr1 gene encoding leucine-rich repeat-containing G protein-coupled receptor 1 has product MEVPSTVSKRTSTRRVIYSGLEELPDLTALADEGQLMHIIDFEGNKLQKIKTRGIRVRADQLILDNNEIEEVEDFAFEGSELAELSLKGNYNLKILHENSFAGIVSIRELDVSGTSITMLPANGLSSMEVLRVENVITMKTIPSIHDFKHLREARLTHHFHCCAFHYPELHNPQRHEQHLAYVMELQKLCLRKGESIRKRRSAKRIAESTSTLRTTTEIDFPPINLQDDLFGPWSELVIDPSDNGEADEATEIYDDVDDFYDDGVFHQTPAAAPADNNVTFLCNNETEKFTNLNRWREVKCWPEADALNPCEDVLGSVGARVIGWGASIAATFGNLGVAAVLLTRPLAPPRLLLLLLAVADLATALYLLLVAAVDTYTADNYFNYAYDWQYGLGCRIAGFLAVWGAQASLLALAALTLERWLAITRAMLPQGRLSQRGARMILVASVLYSILVASAPLFGASHFSATSICLPMRRQNWPDIFYLSSLLCGGLFCLFAVIGCYVHIYFTLAKDSSCSARSGDASVANKMAILILIHMSCCVPVAVVGFGALIGHPILGVHGAKLLLVLIYPLNALADPFLYAILTHQFRKDLYLLLDRYGICSDRAQRYKLPGVVGRRSRRRTSSSPRNRRPDGSLSTGYEDLLV; this is encoded by the exons ATGGAGGTGCCAAGCACCGTATCGAAACGTACGTCAACAAG gAGAGTTATATACAGTGGACTGGAAGAGTTGCCTGATTTGACTGCTTTAGCTGATGAAGGACAATTAATGCACATAAT agATTTTGAGGGGAATAAATTGCAGAAGATAAAAACTCGTGGAATTCGTGTACGAGCAGATCAACT tattttagaTAATAACGAGATAGAAGAAGTTGAGGATTTTGCCTTTGAAGGTTCAGAGTTGGCTGAatt AAGTTTGAAAGGCAACTATAATTTGAAGATACTTCATGAGAATAGTTTTGCGGGGATTGTAAGCATTCGAGAGTT agaCGTTAGTGGTACTTCTATAACGATGCTTCCAGCAAATGGACTCTCTTCTATGGAAGTTTTGAGAGTGGAAAATGTGATTACAATGAAAACAATACCATCCATTCACGACTTTAAg catttaCGAGAGGCTCGATTGACCCATCACTTCCACTGTTGTGCTTTTCATTATCCGGAACTGCACAATCCTCAAAGACACGAACAGCATTTAGCATATGTTATGGAGCTTCAAAAG TTGTGTTTAAGGAAAGGTGAAAGCATTCGGAAAAGAAGAAGTGCCAAGAGGATCGCCGAAAGCACGTCAACCTTAAGGACAACAACAGAGATAGACTTTCCTCCAATCAATTTGCAGGACGATTTGTTTGGACCTTGGAG cgaATTAGTGATAGATCCTAGTGATAATGGAGAAGCTGACGAAGCCACTGAAATATACGATGACGTCGATGATTTCTACGACGATGGTGTATTTCATCAAACTCCAGCTGCAGCTCCAGCAGATAACAACGTGACTTTTCTGTGCAACAATGAAACTGAAAAATTTACAAA TTTGAACAGATGGAGAGAGGTGAAGTGTTGGCCCGAGGCAGATGCTCTGAATCCATGCGAGGATGTCCTGGGGAGTGTTGGTGCAAGAGTTATAGGTTGGGGAGCAAGTATAGCAGCGACTTTTGGCAACTTAGGAGTGGCTGCTGTGCTTTTGACGAGACCTTTAGCACCTCCTAGATTGTTGCTTCTTCTGCTTGCTGTTGCTGATTTGGCTACTGCCTTATATTTACTGTTGGTAGCAGCTGTTGACACATACACAGCAGACAACTACTTCAATTATGCTTATGATTGGCAATACG GCTTAGGATGTCGTATCGCCGGCTTTCTAGCAGTCTGGGGTGCTCAAGCGTCTTTGTTAGCCTTGGCTGCTTTGACGTTAGAAAGGTGGTTGGCTATTACAAGGGCTATGCTTCCTCAAGGTCGACTATCTCAACGTGGAGCACGAATGATTCTTGTAGCTTCCGTTTTATACTCAATCTTAGTAGCGTCTGCTCCACTCTTTGGCGCTAGTCACTTTTCAGCAACGAG CATCTGCCTACCTATGAGACGTCAAAATTGGccagatattttttatttgagcaGTCTTTTGTGTGGTGGTCTCTTTTGCCTATTTGCAGTCATAGGATGTTATGTCCACATCTACTTCACGCTGGCCAAAGATTCGAGTTGCTCAGCTAGATCTGGAGATGCAAGCGTTGCCAATAAAATGGCTATACTA ATCTTGATTCACATGTCGTGCTGTGTTCCTGTGGCAGTTGTTGGCTTTGGTGCTCTCATAGGTCATCCTATACTTGGTGTACATGGTGCCAAGCTTTTGCTCGTTCTCATATATCCATTGAACGCTCTTGCAGATCCGTTTTTATACGCCATACTGACTCATCAATTCCGAAAGGACTTATATCTCTTACTGGACAG gTATGGGATTTGTAGTGATCGAGCTCAACGTTATAAATTGCCTGGGGTTGTCGGAAGAAGGTCTCGTCGTCGTACTTCTAGTTCACCTAGGAATCGTCGTCCTGATGGATCACTAAGCACTGGATATGAGGACTTACTTGTTTGA